Part of the Sporosarcina sp. FSL K6-2383 genome is shown below.
ATACCTTGAGTAGCAAGTCCAGCTGCCATCGTCGTCGCATGTTGTTCGGCTATCCCGACATCGAAGAAACGATCTGGAAATTCTGTTGCAAATGATTCGAGTTTAGAACCAACTGGCATTGCCGGTGTAATCGCAACTATACGTCGATCCTCACGCGCGATAGTCCGCACGGTTTCTGCTACCAAGCCACTCCAAGAAGGTGCAACGGATACAGATTTAACGAAATCACCCGTTTCAATCTTATACGGACCCGTGCCATGCCAAGTTCCAATCTTATCGTCTTCAGCAGGACTGTAGCCTTTCCCTTTTTTCGTAATGACATGAAGCAAAACAGGACCATCCACTTTCTTTGCATACTGGAGCTGACGCTCTAGCTCATTGAAATCATGTCCATCTACTGGCCCCAAGTATGTAAAGCCTAACTCTTCAAAGAAGATACCTGAAACGAGTAAATACTTTAGGCTATCCTTAACACGTTCTGCCGCTGCCGCTACTTTGCCTCCGACTGCCGGGATTTTTTTCAAAATATATTCAAGTTCGTCTTTGGCATTATTGTACTTGCCTGCCGTTCTAAGTTTCCCCAATATCGTATGAAGAGCACCGACATTTGGCGCAATCGACATCTCGTTGTCGTTTAAAATAACAATCATATTTGTTTTTTTATGACCAATATGATTCAGTGCTTCAAGCGCCATACCACCTGTTAGCGCACCATCTCCGATGACAGGTATCACGTAGTTGTTGTCACCCTTGACATCCCGCGCCGCTGCCATCCCCATCGCTGCTGATAATGATGTTGAGCTATGACCGGTTTCCCAGACATCATGCTCACTTTCATTCATTTTCGGGAAGCCGCAGAGACCTTTGAATTGTCTAAGCGAATCAAATTCGCTCGCACGTCCTGTCAAAATTTTATGGACGTATGCCTGATGCCCAACATCCCAAAGAATTTTATCAGCCGGACTATCGAATAATCGGTGAAGCATAATCGTTAACTCCACAACACCTAAATTCGGCCCGATATGACCACCCGTTACTGATAACTTCTCAATCAAAAATTCCCGAATGTCTTCTGCAAGCTCTGTCATTTGGCTCTTATTAAGCTTTTTTATAAAAGATGGACTGGTAATTTCAGTAAGACCCATCACTATCACACACCTTCATAAATTGTTTACTACTGGTTGCCGCTATGTTTAGTACTTTATATCAAAAAGGACGATTCGTACAATTTTTCGTTCCCTTAAGACTGCCGATTAACAATATAATCAGCGAACAACTTAAGAAGTGGCTCATCTTTTTCAAGAAATCCAAGCGCTTCTTCTGCAAGATGATGATGCTCGGAAAGGCGTTTTCTAGCTCCCTCAAGACCTAGTAATGATGGATACGTCGATTTATCACTGCTAATATCACTACCCGCAGTCTTGCCAAGTGCTTCGGTCGTAGACGTAATATCGAGAATATCATCTTGAATTTGGAAAGCAAGTCCAATATTCCAAGCGAAAGCCTTTAAGTTTGCCGCCTTTTCCAATTCAATCCCTGCGAGGACAGCGCCTGCCTCGATACAAAAGGATAACA
Proteins encoded:
- the dxs gene encoding 1-deoxy-D-xylulose-5-phosphate synthase, whose protein sequence is MGLTEITSPSFIKKLNKSQMTELAEDIREFLIEKLSVTGGHIGPNLGVVELTIMLHRLFDSPADKILWDVGHQAYVHKILTGRASEFDSLRQFKGLCGFPKMNESEHDVWETGHSSTSLSAAMGMAAARDVKGDNNYVIPVIGDGALTGGMALEALNHIGHKKTNMIVILNDNEMSIAPNVGALHTILGKLRTAGKYNNAKDELEYILKKIPAVGGKVAAAAERVKDSLKYLLVSGIFFEELGFTYLGPVDGHDFNELERQLQYAKKVDGPVLLHVITKKGKGYSPAEDDKIGTWHGTGPYKIETGDFVKSVSVAPSWSGLVAETVRTIAREDRRIVAITPAMPVGSKLESFATEFPDRFFDVGIAEQHATTMAAGLATQGMKPFLAIYSTFLQRAYDQMLHDIARQNLNVFIGIDRAGLVGADGETHQGVFDIAFLRHMPNLVIMMPKDENEGQHMVKTAIEYNGGPIAMRYPRGNGLGVRMDETLQPIPIGSWEVLRAGDDAAILTFGTTIPMALQAAETLASQGIHVRVVNARFIKPLDHQMLDQLFAMGIPIMTVEEAVLAGGFGSAVIEYAHDTGKKDIPIRRMGIPDQFIEHGNVDELLAEIGMTADHLADNVKTFVEEFAVKREQV